A single genomic interval of Drosophila virilis strain 15010-1051.87 chromosome 2, Dvir_AGI_RSII-ME, whole genome shotgun sequence harbors:
- the SNF4Agamma gene encoding uncharacterized protein SNF4Agamma isoform X5, which produces MHGISHLYRQHAVEKQISVGSAGVGGSSTDSWSQQNSVKSSYEPSSLQGHTLYSMESSSNSSSSNSNNSNNSTLGGVTGSAFGQWQTERHSQPQAVPDAHKSLANHHYNNSPFQKTSGGEQSGQRSSYDSCYTSGSGISGSLKRTPSSKRSFFERSHSPAIYGSMRRGAPEFGSPPAAQPSGGYFPHDLDDIYETQADHQYFTHTGASGQQRSSERPTAISIFHRVSAAANTLDDYSAGGSRQSVYSIDSGGLPVPAGRHRFDNSSFAKSLSIDERESGQSPHKDGQLKQKHHHHHHHHHHHHSIQEMLKNFGKKIHMWPRKHHDAQSVCTSPQNDPQENFRTRSKSLDVNTLSRPNRILEDCGETYKIYDRIVNEGAHMRRASADLEKRRASVGAAGRSYRGDGTLDPHHAAILFRDSRGLPRADPFLDKVNLSDFEEDDSQIFVKFFRFHKSYDLIPTSAKLVVFDTQLLVKKAFYALVYNGVRAAPLWDSEKQQFVGMLTITDFIKILQMYYKSPNASMEQLEEHKLDTWRSVLHNQVMPLVSIGPDASLYDAIKILIHSRIHRLPVINPENGNVLYILTHKRILRFLFLYINALPKPAYMEKSLRDLKIGTYDNIETADENTSIITALKKFVERRVSALPLVDSEGRLVDIYAKFDVINLAAEKTYNDLDVSLRKANEHRNEWFEGVQKCNLDESLYTIMERIVRAEVHRLVVVDDQRKVIGIISLSDILLYLVLRPSGEGVGGSESSLRASDPVLLRKAVEVESAETAPPRSPSAASSGNRSLIEDIPEEEATAASAPTPAPKSDADSDNNKSASEDKANNNNQHELAAASTATTNGDSNNSPAEVSFADEAHEQADNDVGGNDDDDDDDDVEEDDLHQDREVERKKAAAVAISAAARTDKENEDEENGLSSAVSAASALGQTLATPTAREMALVSE; this is translated from the exons ATGCACGGTATCTCACATCTCTACAGGCAGCACGCCGTAGAGAAACAAATAAGCGTTGGCAGCGCCGGCgtcggcggcagcagcaccgACAGCTGGTCCCAGCAGAACAGCGTCAAAAGTTCCTATGAGCCATCCTCTCTGCAGGGCCATACACTGTACAGCATGGAATCGTCCTCAAATAGTTCCAGCAGCAACTCAAACAACTCAAACAATTCGACCTTGGGTGGCGTCACCGGCAGCGCCTTTGGCCAATGGCAGACGGAGCGGCACTCACAGCCACAGGCCGTGCCGGACGCCCACAAATCGTTGGCCAATCATCATTACAACAACTCGCCCTTCCAGAAGACCAGCGGCGGCGAACAGAGCGGACAGCGTAGCTCCTATGACAGCTGCTACACCAGTGGATCCGGCATCAGTGGCAGCCTGAAGCGCACACCCTCCTCGAAGCGCAGTTTCTTCGAAAGATCTCACAGTCCGGCAATTTATGGC AGCATGCGGCGAGGCGCACCCGAATTCGGTTCGCCGCCAGCGGCACAACCGTCGGGCGGTTACTTTCCACACGATCTCGACGACATCTATGAGACCCAGGCGGATCATCAGTATTTCACACACACGGGCGCCAGCGGACAGCAGCGCAGCTCCGAGCGACCCACCGCCATATCGATCTTCCACAGGGTGAGCGCCGCAGCCAACACTCTGGACGATTACAGTGCCGGGGGATCGCGTCAGTCCGTGTACAGCATAGACAGCGGCGGCTTGCCAGTGCCCGCGGGACGACATCGGTTCGACAATTCATCGTTTGCCAAGAGTCTCAGCATTGATGAACGGGAGTCGGGTCAGTCGCCGCACAAGGATGGGCAGCTCAAGCAAAAGCACcatcatcaccatcaccatcatcatcatcatcattctATACAGGAGATGTTGAAGAATTTTGGGAAAAAGATTCACATGTGGCCGCGCAAGCATCACGATGCTCAAAGTGTTTGCACCTCACCGCAGAACGATCCACAGGAGAATTTTCGCACACGCTCCAAGAGCTTAGATGTGAACACGCTCAGCCGACCCAATCGCATTTTGGAGGACTGTGGAGAGACCTATAAGATCTACGATCGAATCGTCAACGAAG GTGCTCACATGCGTCGCGCTTCGGCTGACTTGGAGAAACGACGCGCTTCAGTTGGTGCTGCCGGCCGTAGCTACCGCGGCGACGGTACCCTAGATCCTCATCATGCAGCCATACTGTTTAGAGACTCGAGAGGC TTACCCCGGGCCGACCCCTTCTTGGACAAAGTCAATCTATCAGATTTCG AGGAGGACGACTCACAGATCTTTGTCAAGTTCTTTCGTTTCCACAAGAGTTACGATCTGATACCCACCTCCGCAAAACTGGTCGTCTTCGACACTCAGCTGCTGGTGAAGAAGGCATTCTATGCTCTGGTCTATAATGGTGTTCGTGCGGCCCCGCTCTGGGATTCAGAGAAGCAACAGTTTGTGGGCATGCTGACCATCACAGACTTTATCAAGATCTTGCAAATGTATTATAAGTCACCCAATGCGTCCATGGAACAGCTGGAGGAGCACAAACTGGACACGTGGCGCA GTGTGCTACATAACCAGGTGATGCCCTTGGTCAGCATCGGACCGGACGCTTCCCTTTACGATGCCATCAAAATTCTCATACACAGCCGCATTCATCGACTGCCTGTGATCAATCCAGAGAATGGCAATGTTTTGTACATATTGACACATAAACGCATACTGAGGTTCCTGTTTTTATAT ATTAATGCATTACCAAAGCCCGCATATATGGAGAAAAGCTTGCGCGATCTGAAGATTGGCACCTACGACAACATCGAGACCGCCGATGAGAACACCAGCATCATCACAGCGCTCAAGAAGTTCGTGGAGCGCCGCGTTTCGGCTCTGCCGCTGGTCGATTCCGAGGGACGACTCGTTGACATTTATGCCAAGTTTGATGTGATT AATCTCGCTGCCGAGAAGACCTACAACGATCTCGATGTCTCGCTGCGCAAGGCGAACGAGCATCGCAACGAGTGGTTCGAGGGCGTCCAAAAGTGCAACTTGGATGAGTCGCTGTACACGATCATGGAGCGAATTGTTCGCGCCGAGGTGCATCGCCTGGTCGTTGTCGATGATCAGCGCAAGGTGATTGGCATCATTTCGCTCTCAGACATATTGCTTTATCTGGTGCTGCGGCCGAGCGGCGAGGGTGTTGGCGGCTCAGAGAGTTCACTGCGTGCCTCCGATCCCGTGCTGTTGCGCAAAGCAGTCGAGGTAGAGTCAGCAGAGACAGCGCCGCCGCGCAGTCCATCGGCTGCCAGCTCCGGCAATCGCAGCCTGATCGAGGACATACCCGAGGAGGAGGCAACCGCAGCGAGTGCGCCTACGCCGGCGCCGAAGAGCGATGCTGATAGTGATAATAATAAATCCGCCAGTGAAGACAAAgccaacaataataatcagcATGAGCTGGCGGCGGCGTCAACGGCGACGACCAATGGTGATAGCAATAACAGTCCAGCCGAAGTGTCCTTTGCCGATGAGGCGCATGAGCAAGCCGACAATGATGTTGGCggcaatgatgatgatgacgacgatgatgatgttgaagAGGATGATTTGCATCAGGATCGTGAAGTGGAGCGCAAAAAGGCAGCCGCTGTCGCAATTTCTGCGGCAGCGCGAACAGACAAAGAGAATGAGGATGAGGAGAATGGGCTAAGCAGCGCCGTTTCCGCGGCCTCGGCGCTCGGCCAGACGCTGGCCACGCCTACGGCGCGCGAAATGGCGCTGGTTAGTGAATAA
- the SNF4Agamma gene encoding uncharacterized protein SNF4Agamma isoform X8, with protein MRRGAPEFGSPPAAQPSGGYFPHDLDDIYETQADHQYFTHTGASGQQRSSERPTAISIFHRVSAAANTLDDYSAGGSRQSVYSIDSGGLPVPAGRHRFDNSSFAKSLSIDERESGQSPHKDGQLKQKHHHHHHHHHHHHSIQEMLKNFGKKIHMWPRKHHDAQSVCTSPQNDPQENFRTRSKSLDVNTLSRPNRILEDCGETYKIYDRIVNEGAHMRRASADLEKRRASVGAAGRSYRGDGTLDPHHAAILFRDSRGLPRADPFLDKVNLSDFEEDDSQIFVKFFRFHKSYDLIPTSAKLVVFDTQLLVKKAFYALVYNGVRAAPLWDSEKQQFVGMLTITDFIKILQMYYKSPNASMEQLEEHKLDTWRSVLHNQVMPLVSIGPDASLYDAIKILIHSRIHRLPVINPENGNVLYILTHKRILRFLFLYINALPKPAYMEKSLRDLKIGTYDNIETADENTSIITALKKFVERRVSALPLVDSEGRLVDIYAKFDVINLAAEKTYNDLDVSLRKANEHRNEWFEGVQKCNLDESLYTIMERIVRAEVHRLVVVDDQRKVIGIISLSDILLYLVLRPSGEGVGGSESSLRASDPVLLRKAVEVESAETAPPRSPSAASSGNRSLIEDIPEEEATAASAPTPAPKSDADSDNNKSASEDKANNNNQHELAAASTATTNGDSNNSPAEVSFADEAHEQADNDVGGNDDDDDDDDVEEDDLHQDREVERKKAAAVAISAAARTDKENEDEENGLSSAVSAASALGQTLATPTAREMALVSE; from the exons ATGCGGCGAGGCGCACCCGAATTCGGTTCGCCGCCAGCGGCACAACCGTCGGGCGGTTACTTTCCACACGATCTCGACGACATCTATGAGACCCAGGCGGATCATCAGTATTTCACACACACGGGCGCCAGCGGACAGCAGCGCAGCTCCGAGCGACCCACCGCCATATCGATCTTCCACAGGGTGAGCGCCGCAGCCAACACTCTGGACGATTACAGTGCCGGGGGATCGCGTCAGTCCGTGTACAGCATAGACAGCGGCGGCTTGCCAGTGCCCGCGGGACGACATCGGTTCGACAATTCATCGTTTGCCAAGAGTCTCAGCATTGATGAACGGGAGTCGGGTCAGTCGCCGCACAAGGATGGGCAGCTCAAGCAAAAGCACcatcatcaccatcaccatcatcatcatcatcattctATACAGGAGATGTTGAAGAATTTTGGGAAAAAGATTCACATGTGGCCGCGCAAGCATCACGATGCTCAAAGTGTTTGCACCTCACCGCAGAACGATCCACAGGAGAATTTTCGCACACGCTCCAAGAGCTTAGATGTGAACACGCTCAGCCGACCCAATCGCATTTTGGAGGACTGTGGAGAGACCTATAAGATCTACGATCGAATCGTCAACGAAG GTGCTCACATGCGTCGCGCTTCGGCTGACTTGGAGAAACGACGCGCTTCAGTTGGTGCTGCCGGCCGTAGCTACCGCGGCGACGGTACCCTAGATCCTCATCATGCAGCCATACTGTTTAGAGACTCGAGAGGC TTACCCCGGGCCGACCCCTTCTTGGACAAAGTCAATCTATCAGATTTCG AGGAGGACGACTCACAGATCTTTGTCAAGTTCTTTCGTTTCCACAAGAGTTACGATCTGATACCCACCTCCGCAAAACTGGTCGTCTTCGACACTCAGCTGCTGGTGAAGAAGGCATTCTATGCTCTGGTCTATAATGGTGTTCGTGCGGCCCCGCTCTGGGATTCAGAGAAGCAACAGTTTGTGGGCATGCTGACCATCACAGACTTTATCAAGATCTTGCAAATGTATTATAAGTCACCCAATGCGTCCATGGAACAGCTGGAGGAGCACAAACTGGACACGTGGCGCA GTGTGCTACATAACCAGGTGATGCCCTTGGTCAGCATCGGACCGGACGCTTCCCTTTACGATGCCATCAAAATTCTCATACACAGCCGCATTCATCGACTGCCTGTGATCAATCCAGAGAATGGCAATGTTTTGTACATATTGACACATAAACGCATACTGAGGTTCCTGTTTTTATAT ATTAATGCATTACCAAAGCCCGCATATATGGAGAAAAGCTTGCGCGATCTGAAGATTGGCACCTACGACAACATCGAGACCGCCGATGAGAACACCAGCATCATCACAGCGCTCAAGAAGTTCGTGGAGCGCCGCGTTTCGGCTCTGCCGCTGGTCGATTCCGAGGGACGACTCGTTGACATTTATGCCAAGTTTGATGTGATT AATCTCGCTGCCGAGAAGACCTACAACGATCTCGATGTCTCGCTGCGCAAGGCGAACGAGCATCGCAACGAGTGGTTCGAGGGCGTCCAAAAGTGCAACTTGGATGAGTCGCTGTACACGATCATGGAGCGAATTGTTCGCGCCGAGGTGCATCGCCTGGTCGTTGTCGATGATCAGCGCAAGGTGATTGGCATCATTTCGCTCTCAGACATATTGCTTTATCTGGTGCTGCGGCCGAGCGGCGAGGGTGTTGGCGGCTCAGAGAGTTCACTGCGTGCCTCCGATCCCGTGCTGTTGCGCAAAGCAGTCGAGGTAGAGTCAGCAGAGACAGCGCCGCCGCGCAGTCCATCGGCTGCCAGCTCCGGCAATCGCAGCCTGATCGAGGACATACCCGAGGAGGAGGCAACCGCAGCGAGTGCGCCTACGCCGGCGCCGAAGAGCGATGCTGATAGTGATAATAATAAATCCGCCAGTGAAGACAAAgccaacaataataatcagcATGAGCTGGCGGCGGCGTCAACGGCGACGACCAATGGTGATAGCAATAACAGTCCAGCCGAAGTGTCCTTTGCCGATGAGGCGCATGAGCAAGCCGACAATGATGTTGGCggcaatgatgatgatgacgacgatgatgatgttgaagAGGATGATTTGCATCAGGATCGTGAAGTGGAGCGCAAAAAGGCAGCCGCTGTCGCAATTTCTGCGGCAGCGCGAACAGACAAAGAGAATGAGGATGAGGAGAATGGGCTAAGCAGCGCCGTTTCCGCGGCCTCGGCGCTCGGCCAGACGCTGGCCACGCCTACGGCGCGCGAAATGGCGCTGGTTAGTGAATAA
- the SNF4Agamma gene encoding uncharacterized protein SNF4Agamma isoform X7, producing MYRRRYSAFESSTPRIGVLPSAPTTAATAAGVSQQTASKLPHNKNNSNNGKLSVRFDPNLPDNDSNNNNSSSRERKGENIGGSYDSLHAKVARKARSLSNSPLYRKKRYSHLPTLLSNNGPTASANYQLLNSANLTDIMDGQRQSQHVSRRDDNISSSSGNSNNNNNAKTKVKQKDGKKLSATLSAAMPAVLLRRKATINHNNNQQLQQQQQPLQPLSQQQQRNNNSNSIANGLVPGKRLSAGHSPAAAHSELSATGLQQSLVYQRRSSSQSTHNSPRHSSPAPVHQCLLLRRRSDYSIEQIEQWKRQQQQQLQSGRKISLPRADPFLDKVNLSDFEEDDSQIFVKFFRFHKSYDLIPTSAKLVVFDTQLLVKKAFYALVYNGVRAAPLWDSEKQQFVGMLTITDFIKILQMYYKSPNASMEQLEEHKLDTWRSVLHNQVMPLVSIGPDASLYDAIKILIHSRIHRLPVINPENGNVLYILTHKRILRFLFLYINALPKPAYMEKSLRDLKIGTYDNIETADENTSIITALKKFVERRVSALPLVDSEGRLVDIYAKFDVINLAAEKTYNDLDVSLRKANEHRNEWFEGVQKCNLDESLYTIMERIVRAEVHRLVVVDDQRKVIGIISLSDILLYLVLRPSGEGVGGSESSLRASDPVLLRKAVEVESAETAPPRSPSAASSGNRSLIEDIPEEEATAASAPTPAPKSDADSDNNKSASEDKANNNNQHELAAASTATTNGDSNNSPAEVSFADEAHEQADNDVGGNDDDDDDDDVEEDDLHQDREVERKKAAAVAISAAARTDKENEDEENGLSSAVSAASALGQTLATPTAREMALVSE from the exons ATGTATCGCCGTCGCTATTCCGCCTTTGAGTCGAGCACGCCTCGCATTGGCGTGCTGCCGTCTGCACCAACAACGGCAGCGACTGCGGCAGGTGTGTCACAGCAGACAGCTTCCAAATTaccacacaacaaaaacaacagtaaTAATGGGAAATTAAGCGTGCGCTTTGACCCAAATCTGCCCGATAAtgacagcaataacaacaacagcagcagcagagagaGAAAAGGCGAGAACATTGGCGGCAGCTATGACAGCTTGCATGCGAAGGTTGCGCGCAAGGCGCGCTCTCTCAGCAATTCGCCGCTATACAGAAAGAAGCGCTACAGTCATCTGCCCACGCTGCTGTCAAATAACGGGCCCACGGCCAGTGCAAACTATCAGCTGCTAAATAGCGCAAATCTCACAGATATTATGGACGGTCAACGTCAATCGCAGCACGTAAGCAGACGCGATGACAACATCAGCTCCAGCAgcggcaatagcaacaacaacaacaatgccaaaacAAAAGTCAAACAAAAAGATGGCAAAAAGCTTTCAGCGACTCTGTCGGCTGCAATGCCGGCAGTTCTGCTCCGTCGCAAGGCAACAATAAACCACAACAATAaccaacaactacaacaacagcaacaaccgctgcagccgctgtcgcagcaacagcagcgcaacaacaatagcaacagcattGCAAATGGCTTAGTGCCGGGCAAGCGTCTATCCGCAGGTCATTCACCGGCAGCTGCACACAGTGAACTGTCTGCAACTGGACTGCAGCAATCGCTTGTCTATCagcgacgcagcagcagccaaagcaCCCACAATTCGCCCCGCCATTCGTCACCCGCTCCGGTGCATCAGTGCCTGTTGCTGCGGCGACGCAGCGACTACAGCATTGAGCAGATCGAGCAATGgaagcgacagcagcaacaacaattgcagtcAGGGCGAAAAATTAGC TTACCCCGGGCCGACCCCTTCTTGGACAAAGTCAATCTATCAGATTTCG AGGAGGACGACTCACAGATCTTTGTCAAGTTCTTTCGTTTCCACAAGAGTTACGATCTGATACCCACCTCCGCAAAACTGGTCGTCTTCGACACTCAGCTGCTGGTGAAGAAGGCATTCTATGCTCTGGTCTATAATGGTGTTCGTGCGGCCCCGCTCTGGGATTCAGAGAAGCAACAGTTTGTGGGCATGCTGACCATCACAGACTTTATCAAGATCTTGCAAATGTATTATAAGTCACCCAATGCGTCCATGGAACAGCTGGAGGAGCACAAACTGGACACGTGGCGCA GTGTGCTACATAACCAGGTGATGCCCTTGGTCAGCATCGGACCGGACGCTTCCCTTTACGATGCCATCAAAATTCTCATACACAGCCGCATTCATCGACTGCCTGTGATCAATCCAGAGAATGGCAATGTTTTGTACATATTGACACATAAACGCATACTGAGGTTCCTGTTTTTATAT ATTAATGCATTACCAAAGCCCGCATATATGGAGAAAAGCTTGCGCGATCTGAAGATTGGCACCTACGACAACATCGAGACCGCCGATGAGAACACCAGCATCATCACAGCGCTCAAGAAGTTCGTGGAGCGCCGCGTTTCGGCTCTGCCGCTGGTCGATTCCGAGGGACGACTCGTTGACATTTATGCCAAGTTTGATGTGATT AATCTCGCTGCCGAGAAGACCTACAACGATCTCGATGTCTCGCTGCGCAAGGCGAACGAGCATCGCAACGAGTGGTTCGAGGGCGTCCAAAAGTGCAACTTGGATGAGTCGCTGTACACGATCATGGAGCGAATTGTTCGCGCCGAGGTGCATCGCCTGGTCGTTGTCGATGATCAGCGCAAGGTGATTGGCATCATTTCGCTCTCAGACATATTGCTTTATCTGGTGCTGCGGCCGAGCGGCGAGGGTGTTGGCGGCTCAGAGAGTTCACTGCGTGCCTCCGATCCCGTGCTGTTGCGCAAAGCAGTCGAGGTAGAGTCAGCAGAGACAGCGCCGCCGCGCAGTCCATCGGCTGCCAGCTCCGGCAATCGCAGCCTGATCGAGGACATACCCGAGGAGGAGGCAACCGCAGCGAGTGCGCCTACGCCGGCGCCGAAGAGCGATGCTGATAGTGATAATAATAAATCCGCCAGTGAAGACAAAgccaacaataataatcagcATGAGCTGGCGGCGGCGTCAACGGCGACGACCAATGGTGATAGCAATAACAGTCCAGCCGAAGTGTCCTTTGCCGATGAGGCGCATGAGCAAGCCGACAATGATGTTGGCggcaatgatgatgatgacgacgatgatgatgttgaagAGGATGATTTGCATCAGGATCGTGAAGTGGAGCGCAAAAAGGCAGCCGCTGTCGCAATTTCTGCGGCAGCGCGAACAGACAAAGAGAATGAGGATGAGGAGAATGGGCTAAGCAGCGCCGTTTCCGCGGCCTCGGCGCTCGGCCAGACGCTGGCCACGCCTACGGCGCGCGAAATGGCGCTGGTTAGTGAATAA
- the SNF4Agamma gene encoding 5'-AMP-activated protein kinase subunit gamma-1 isoform X10, translating to MLQLHFYSNHAGRLVLGGSGRPTDVLYYPLESIKEFEQISDGWKRLLAQLLKEEEDDSQIFVKFFRFHKSYDLIPTSAKLVVFDTQLLVKKAFYALVYNGVRAAPLWDSEKQQFVGMLTITDFIKILQMYYKSPNASMEQLEEHKLDTWRSVLHNQVMPLVSIGPDASLYDAIKILIHSRIHRLPVINPENGNVLYILTHKRILRFLFLYINALPKPAYMEKSLRDLKIGTYDNIETADENTSIITALKKFVERRVSALPLVDSEGRLVDIYAKFDVINLAAEKTYNDLDVSLRKANEHRNEWFEGVQKCNLDESLYTIMERIVRAEVHRLVVVDDQRKVIGIISLSDILLYLVLRPSGEGVGGSESSLRASDPVLLRKAVEVESAETAPPRSPSAASSGNRSLIEDIPEEEATAASAPTPAPKSDADSDNNKSASEDKANNNNQHELAAASTATTNGDSNNSPAEVSFADEAHEQADNDVGGNDDDDDDDDVEEDDLHQDREVERKKAAAVAISAAARTDKENEDEENGLSSAVSAASALGQTLATPTAREMALVSE from the exons ATGTTACAGCTGCATTTTTACTCGAATCATGCGGGCCGCTTGGTGCTCGGCGGCAGCGGTCGACCCACCGATGTGCTCTACTATCCACTGGAGAGCATCAAGGAGTTTGAGCAAATCTCCGACGGTTGGAAGCGTCTGCTTGCCCAACTGCTCAAAGAAG AGGAGGACGACTCACAGATCTTTGTCAAGTTCTTTCGTTTCCACAAGAGTTACGATCTGATACCCACCTCCGCAAAACTGGTCGTCTTCGACACTCAGCTGCTGGTGAAGAAGGCATTCTATGCTCTGGTCTATAATGGTGTTCGTGCGGCCCCGCTCTGGGATTCAGAGAAGCAACAGTTTGTGGGCATGCTGACCATCACAGACTTTATCAAGATCTTGCAAATGTATTATAAGTCACCCAATGCGTCCATGGAACAGCTGGAGGAGCACAAACTGGACACGTGGCGCA GTGTGCTACATAACCAGGTGATGCCCTTGGTCAGCATCGGACCGGACGCTTCCCTTTACGATGCCATCAAAATTCTCATACACAGCCGCATTCATCGACTGCCTGTGATCAATCCAGAGAATGGCAATGTTTTGTACATATTGACACATAAACGCATACTGAGGTTCCTGTTTTTATAT ATTAATGCATTACCAAAGCCCGCATATATGGAGAAAAGCTTGCGCGATCTGAAGATTGGCACCTACGACAACATCGAGACCGCCGATGAGAACACCAGCATCATCACAGCGCTCAAGAAGTTCGTGGAGCGCCGCGTTTCGGCTCTGCCGCTGGTCGATTCCGAGGGACGACTCGTTGACATTTATGCCAAGTTTGATGTGATT AATCTCGCTGCCGAGAAGACCTACAACGATCTCGATGTCTCGCTGCGCAAGGCGAACGAGCATCGCAACGAGTGGTTCGAGGGCGTCCAAAAGTGCAACTTGGATGAGTCGCTGTACACGATCATGGAGCGAATTGTTCGCGCCGAGGTGCATCGCCTGGTCGTTGTCGATGATCAGCGCAAGGTGATTGGCATCATTTCGCTCTCAGACATATTGCTTTATCTGGTGCTGCGGCCGAGCGGCGAGGGTGTTGGCGGCTCAGAGAGTTCACTGCGTGCCTCCGATCCCGTGCTGTTGCGCAAAGCAGTCGAGGTAGAGTCAGCAGAGACAGCGCCGCCGCGCAGTCCATCGGCTGCCAGCTCCGGCAATCGCAGCCTGATCGAGGACATACCCGAGGAGGAGGCAACCGCAGCGAGTGCGCCTACGCCGGCGCCGAAGAGCGATGCTGATAGTGATAATAATAAATCCGCCAGTGAAGACAAAgccaacaataataatcagcATGAGCTGGCGGCGGCGTCAACGGCGACGACCAATGGTGATAGCAATAACAGTCCAGCCGAAGTGTCCTTTGCCGATGAGGCGCATGAGCAAGCCGACAATGATGTTGGCggcaatgatgatgatgacgacgatgatgatgttgaagAGGATGATTTGCATCAGGATCGTGAAGTGGAGCGCAAAAAGGCAGCCGCTGTCGCAATTTCTGCGGCAGCGCGAACAGACAAAGAGAATGAGGATGAGGAGAATGGGCTAAGCAGCGCCGTTTCCGCGGCCTCGGCGCTCGGCCAGACGCTGGCCACGCCTACGGCGCGCGAAATGGCGCTGGTTAGTGAATAA
- the Smyd5 gene encoding histone-lysine N-trimethyltransferase SMYD5: MNYFEIRELPGKGRAMIATKNFAVDEIIFEEEPFVSHQFSWNIAYGYAACDHCMRPLETLLENVRRLANNQAVMVPLVEHDPTAAWFSQFTQCARCKVRYCSEDCLVEAQKRYHRVACMGAFRADDTHPINVLNETWKKMHYPPETGTIMLIVRLMAMYKQSSNKTEFLEQLQSFQALIVNREEKIYHKMLGENFEQQMEQLYAAFCNAFKDEEFAMFTTPDAFKTLMGILGTNSQGIATSVLAQWVNKVSDLPLSDADKESLDKVIDQLYAKVGDFAGEFLNNEGSGLYILQSKINHSCVPNAQSTFPYSNDIVVLKALAPIQKGDEICISYLDDCQLERSRHSRHKTLRENYIFVCQCPKCRAQASDPDITSDEEEDDDEDMDDCEEDNME, translated from the exons AtgaattattttgaaatacgGGAGCTGCCCGGCAAGGGTCGTGCCATgatagcaacaaaaaatttcGCAGTCGATGAGATCATTTTCGAGGAGGAGCCGTTCGTGTCACATCAGTTCTCCTGGAATATCGCCTACGGCTACGCAGCCTGTGATCATTGTATGCGACCG CTAGAGACACTGCTCGAGAACGTGCGCCGTTTGGCCAATAACCAGGCAGTCATGGTGCCCCTAGTGGAACACGATCCCACCGCTGCCTGGTTTTCACAATTTACGCAGTGTGCACGCTGCAAGGTGCGCTACTGCTCGGAAGACTGTTTGGTAGAGGCACAAAAGCGCTATCATCGTGTGGCCTGTATGGGCGCCTTTCGGGCGGACGACACACACCCCATCAACGTGCTGAATGAGACATGGAAAAAGATGCACTATCCACCAGAGACGGGCACGATAATGCTAATTGTGCGTCTGATGGCCATGTATAAGCAGAGCAGTAATAAGACAGAGTTCCTAGAGCAACTGCAATCGTTTCAAGCTCTGATTGTCAATCGCGAAGAGAAGATCTACCACAAGATGCTGGGCGAGAATTTTGAGCAGCAGATGGAGCAACTGTATGCGGCATTTTGCAATGCATTCAAGGACGAAGAATTCGCTATG TTCACCACACCGGATGCGTTCAAGACTCTAATGGGCATATTGGGCACGAATAGTCAGGGCATTGCCACCAGCGTTCTAGCCCAGTGGGTAAACAAAGTATCAGACTTGCCGCTTTCCGATGCGGACAAGGAAAGTCTTGATAAGGTCATCGACCAACTGTACGCCAAAGTGGGCGATT TTGCAGGTGAATTCCTCAACAACGAGGGCTCCGGTTTGTACATACTGCAGAGCAAGATAAATCACAGCTGTGTTCCGAATGCACAGTCCACGTTTCCCTACTCCAACGACATAGTCGTACTAAAGGCTTTGGCGCCCATACAGAAAGGCGATGAGATATGCATATCGTATTTGGATGACTGCCAGCTGGAGCGCAGTCGCCATTCCAGGCATAAAACGTTGCgtgaaaattatatattcgTTTGTCAGTGTCCCAAGTGCAGAGCACAAGCTTCAGATCCAGATATTACCAGTGATGAGGAGGAGGACGACGACGAAGACATGGACGACTGCGAAGAAGATAATATGGAATAA